The following proteins are encoded in a genomic region of Lachnospiraceae bacterium KM106-2:
- a CDS encoding transcriptional regulator, TetR family, with the protein MELTDEIIQTAIKAFNEKGLKFTMDDIANELHISKKTIYKQFTNKEELLHALIDEAFREIKILEKNIYEDPKLSTKEKIQKIIIALPVPYESFNSNRFLEIRQASPFLLEIMKEHLETGWELTIKLLEQGMEEGVIGPISIPVLRIMITASIESFISSSLLDENGITYSEALDDMMSILMKGIELNEK; encoded by the coding sequence ATGGAATTGACAGATGAAATTATTCAAACCGCGATCAAGGCATTCAACGAAAAGGGTCTAAAGTTTACAATGGATGACATCGCAAATGAGCTACATATTAGTAAAAAGACAATCTATAAGCAGTTTACCAACAAAGAGGAATTGCTTCATGCGCTAATTGATGAAGCATTTCGAGAAATTAAAATATTAGAGAAAAATATTTATGAGGACCCTAAACTTTCTACAAAGGAAAAGATTCAGAAAATCATAATCGCATTACCAGTACCATATGAATCTTTTAATTCCAATCGGTTCTTAGAGATTAGACAAGCGTCTCCATTTTTATTGGAAATTATGAAAGAACACTTAGAGACAGGGTGGGAATTAACGATTAAGCTTCTTGAACAAGGAATGGAAGAGGGTGTCATTGGACCAATCAGCATTCCGGTTCTTCGAATCATGATTACAGCCTCCATTGAATCATTTATCAGTAGTTCACTGTTAGATGAGAATGGAATTACGTATTCTGAGGCGTTAGATGATATGATGAGCATTTTGATGAAAGGAATAGAACTGAATGAGAAATAG